One Brevibacterium spongiae DNA segment encodes these proteins:
- a CDS encoding heat shock protein transcriptional repressor HspR has product MHISSSAAVYVISVAAELAGMHPQTLRQYDRLGLVTPERTAGRGRRYSGRDIAKLRLIQQLSQDEGVNLVGIKKIIDLQNQVDALKHRNEELEAEVRSRMTAQEREARVFAAGTVGGDVVSISRGRRPQGRPEPGALVLYNRYRRG; this is encoded by the coding sequence ATGCACATTTCGTCGAGTGCGGCGGTGTATGTCATCTCGGTGGCCGCGGAACTGGCGGGGATGCACCCGCAGACGCTGCGGCAATATGACCGTCTGGGTCTCGTCACTCCCGAACGCACTGCGGGTCGGGGGCGACGCTACTCCGGGAGAGACATCGCCAAGCTGCGACTGATCCAACAGCTGTCCCAGGACGAGGGAGTCAACCTCGTCGGGATCAAGAAAATCATTGATCTGCAGAATCAGGTCGATGCGCTCAAACACCGCAATGAGGAGCTCGAGGCCGAGGTCCGATCGCGGATGACTGCGCAGGAACGCGAAGCTCGCGTCTTCGCCGCCGGCACTGTGGGTGGCGACGTCGTCTCGATCTCGCGCGGGCGGCGTCCGCAGGGGCGGCCCGAACCAGGGGCCCTGGTGCTGTACAACAGGTACCGACGCGGCTGA
- a CDS encoding DnaJ C-terminal domain-containing protein: protein MNTGPQNDWFDKDFYKTLGVSKDASDAEIKKAYRKLARKYHPDANPGDEKAEEKFKEIGQAHQVLSDKESRAQYDQVRAMGGGARFSAGAGGPGGAGGGGFDDVFSDLFGGGGRTRTRTTYGGGGDVPPDLADLLGGFGGGGFGGGGYGGYQPPVKGGDIKSTTTLSFTEAIDGASVKLNMPSGKPLTVRTPIGVKDGQKIRLAGKGKPSPNGGDAGDVILTVNVKPHPVFTRDGDNLRMELPVSFDEAALGAEIKVPTLGGMPVKVKVAAGTPSGRTLRVRGKGVKTKKGTGDLLATVEIVAPKNLSDEAKAAVESFKAATEGEDPRAGLLDRAKAS, encoded by the coding sequence GTGAATACCGGACCTCAGAATGATTGGTTCGACAAGGACTTCTACAAGACCCTCGGCGTCTCCAAGGATGCTTCTGACGCCGAGATCAAGAAGGCCTATCGCAAGCTCGCGCGCAAGTATCACCCGGATGCCAACCCCGGTGATGAGAAGGCCGAGGAGAAGTTCAAAGAGATCGGGCAGGCGCATCAGGTGCTGTCCGACAAGGAATCGCGTGCCCAGTACGACCAGGTCCGCGCCATGGGCGGCGGTGCCCGGTTCAGTGCCGGCGCCGGCGGACCCGGCGGTGCTGGCGGCGGTGGATTCGACGACGTGTTCTCCGACCTCTTCGGAGGCGGCGGACGCACCCGGACCCGCACGACCTACGGCGGCGGGGGCGACGTGCCTCCGGACCTGGCGGATCTGCTCGGCGGATTCGGCGGCGGAGGCTTCGGCGGTGGCGGATACGGCGGCTACCAGCCTCCGGTCAAGGGTGGAGACATCAAGTCGACCACGACGCTGTCGTTCACCGAAGCGATCGATGGCGCCTCGGTGAAGCTGAACATGCCCAGCGGAAAACCGCTGACGGTGCGCACCCCGATCGGAGTCAAGGACGGGCAGAAGATCCGTCTGGCCGGCAAGGGCAAACCGAGCCCGAACGGCGGTGACGCCGGCGACGTGATCCTGACGGTGAACGTGAAACCGCACCCCGTGTTCACCCGCGACGGTGACAACCTGCGCATGGAACTGCCTGTCAGCTTCGACGAGGCGGCCCTCGGCGCAGAGATCAAGGTGCCGACCCTGGGCGGAATGCCGGTCAAGGTCAAGGTCGCCGCAGGGACGCCTTCGGGCCGGACGTTGCGAGTGCGCGGCAAGGGTGTGAAGACGAAGAAGGGCACCGGTGATCTGCTGGCGACAGTCGAGATCGTGGCGCCGAAGAATCTGTCCGACGAGGCGAAGGCGGCGGTCGAGTCGTTCAAGGCTGCGACAGAGGGTGAGGATCCTCGAGCCGGTCTGCTGGATCGGGCGAAGGCCAGTTGA